The following proteins come from a genomic window of Neptunomonas concharum:
- a CDS encoding 2-oxoglutarate dehydrogenase E1 component has translation MQEGVMELLWKNAHLYGGNLSYVEQLYETYLLDPNAVPQEWREEFDRLPKVGESLSQDVPHSPVREHFLYLSKNQKRSQPAAGGSVSSEHEKKQVRVLRMINAYRVRGHQIANIDPLGLMEREDVPDLDLRFHELSEADFDTTFQLGSLFFGAEEAPLKDILADLKKTYCTTVGAEYMHIVDTQEKRWIQSRLEPVRSHPEASVEKKKMILERLTAAEGLEKYLGSRYAGAKRFGLEGGESMIVSLNTLIQRAGKQGAKEVVIGMAHRGRLNTLVNIFGKNPAELFSEFEGKKTLDTSGDVKYHQGFSSNVMTAGGEVHIAMAFNPSHLEIAAPVVEGSVRARQDRRGDDVGTTVVPVNIHGDQAFCGQGVVMETFQMSQTRAYKTGGTIHIVVNNQVGFTTSKKEDSRSTEYSTDVAKMIQAPIFHVNGDDPEAVRFVTQLAVDYRNEFKKDVVIDLFCYRRRGHNEADEPSGTQPLMYAQIKKQKTTRELYAQKLIDEGVITAEESKEYEKEYRQALENGQHVVKSLVHEPNAELFVDWKPYLGHEWSFDCDTGVDLKLLQELGSTLCESPEGFVVQRQVQKIIDDRKRMAAGAMELNWGMAESLAYASILAQGHPVRITGQDVGRGTFSHRHAVLHDQKTADTYVPLQNLSEEQPAMTIYDSFLSEEAVLAFEYGYATTMPNSLVIWEAQFGDFANGAQVVIDQFITSGEHKWQRLCGLTMLLPHGFEGQGPEHSSARLERYLQLCAEHNIQVCTPTTPAQIFHLLRRQVIRPLRKPLVVMSPKSLLRHKQAVSSLEDLAEGSFQPVIGEVDALDPKGVKRLVLCGGKVYYDLYNRRAELEKEDVAIVRIEQLYPFPETYLADAIRDYTNLESVVWCQEEPMNQGAWYCTQHHMRHVLHQHNPALNLQGVGRPASAAPAVGYISVHVEQQEQLVNEAING, from the coding sequence ATGCAAGAAGGCGTAATGGAGTTGCTTTGGAAAAACGCCCACCTCTATGGTGGAAACCTTTCCTACGTCGAGCAACTATACGAGACTTATCTATTGGATCCTAATGCTGTTCCACAGGAATGGCGTGAAGAGTTCGACCGCTTGCCTAAAGTCGGTGAGAGTCTATCTCAGGATGTTCCTCATTCTCCTGTGCGAGAGCACTTTTTATATTTATCAAAGAACCAAAAGCGTTCTCAGCCTGCTGCCGGTGGTAGTGTTTCTTCTGAACATGAGAAGAAGCAGGTACGCGTACTTCGCATGATTAATGCTTATCGTGTACGTGGGCATCAGATTGCTAACATCGACCCGTTAGGTCTAATGGAGCGTGAAGATGTTCCAGATTTAGATCTGCGTTTTCATGAGTTGTCTGAAGCGGATTTTGATACGACCTTCCAGCTGGGCTCCTTGTTTTTCGGTGCTGAAGAGGCCCCGCTTAAGGATATACTGGCAGATTTGAAGAAGACCTACTGTACGACAGTGGGTGCTGAGTATATGCATATCGTTGATACGCAAGAAAAGCGCTGGATCCAATCACGGCTAGAGCCTGTGCGCTCTCACCCTGAAGCTTCTGTTGAAAAGAAAAAAATGATCCTTGAGCGCCTGACCGCGGCTGAAGGTCTGGAGAAGTATTTAGGCTCTCGTTACGCTGGCGCTAAGCGCTTCGGTTTGGAAGGTGGAGAGTCGATGATCGTCTCTTTAAATACCTTAATCCAACGAGCAGGTAAGCAGGGCGCGAAAGAAGTAGTAATTGGCATGGCTCACCGTGGCCGTCTTAACACCTTGGTTAACATCTTTGGCAAGAATCCGGCCGAGCTATTCAGTGAGTTTGAAGGTAAGAAAACGCTTGATACCTCGGGCGATGTGAAATATCACCAAGGCTTCTCATCGAATGTCATGACCGCCGGCGGTGAAGTTCATATTGCAATGGCGTTTAACCCGTCTCACCTTGAGATTGCAGCACCGGTAGTGGAAGGCTCTGTTCGAGCTCGCCAAGATCGTCGCGGTGATGACGTTGGAACAACGGTTGTTCCAGTTAATATCCATGGTGATCAAGCGTTTTGTGGTCAGGGTGTTGTGATGGAAACGTTCCAGATGTCACAAACCCGTGCTTACAAAACAGGCGGTACGATTCATATCGTAGTCAACAACCAGGTTGGCTTTACAACATCTAAAAAAGAAGACTCTCGCTCAACTGAGTATTCTACCGATGTTGCTAAAATGATTCAGGCACCCATTTTCCATGTGAACGGTGATGATCCTGAAGCGGTGCGTTTTGTGACACAGCTAGCTGTTGATTATCGTAACGAGTTTAAGAAAGATGTCGTTATTGACCTATTCTGCTATCGCCGCCGTGGTCATAACGAAGCCGATGAGCCATCTGGCACTCAGCCTTTGATGTATGCACAGATCAAAAAACAAAAAACAACTCGTGAACTTTATGCTCAGAAGCTGATCGACGAAGGTGTGATTACTGCTGAAGAGAGTAAAGAGTACGAGAAAGAGTACCGTCAAGCTCTTGAAAATGGTCAGCATGTTGTTAAATCACTTGTGCATGAGCCAAATGCAGAGCTTTTCGTTGATTGGAAACCCTATCTTGGGCATGAGTGGTCATTTGATTGTGACACGGGTGTAGATCTGAAACTGCTTCAAGAGCTAGGCAGTACATTGTGCGAGTCCCCTGAAGGGTTTGTAGTGCAGCGCCAGGTTCAGAAAATTATTGATGACCGCAAACGCATGGCTGCAGGCGCAATGGAACTAAACTGGGGTATGGCTGAGTCATTAGCCTATGCTTCTATTCTTGCCCAAGGCCACCCTGTGCGTATTACGGGGCAGGATGTGGGACGTGGTACCTTCTCGCACCGTCATGCAGTGTTGCATGATCAGAAAACCGCTGATACTTATGTACCGTTGCAGAACCTTTCCGAGGAACAGCCTGCAATGACTATATATGACTCTTTCTTATCAGAAGAGGCGGTGTTGGCATTTGAATATGGCTACGCTACAACGATGCCTAATTCACTCGTTATCTGGGAAGCGCAGTTTGGTGACTTTGCTAACGGCGCTCAAGTGGTTATTGATCAATTTATCACCAGTGGTGAACATAAGTGGCAGAGACTGTGCGGTCTTACCATGCTGCTTCCTCATGGCTTTGAAGGACAAGGACCTGAGCACTCATCGGCGCGTTTGGAGCGGTATTTGCAGTTGTGTGCAGAGCACAATATCCAAGTATGTACGCCGACTACGCCAGCTCAGATTTTCCATTTGTTACGCCGCCAAGTTATTCGTCCGCTGCGTAAACCGTTGGTGGTCATGTCGCCTAAGAGCTTGTTGCGTCATAAGCAAGCGGTTTCTAGCTTGGAAGATCTTGCAGAAGGTTCATTCCAGCCGGTAATTGGTGAAGTTGATGCCTTGGATCCTAAAGGCGTGAAGCGACTTGTTCTGTGTGGCGGTAAGGTATATTACGACCTTTATAATCGTCGCGCTGAGCTTGAAAAAGAAGATGTTGCTATTGTTCGTATCGAACAGTTGTACCCATTCCCTGAAACCTACTTGGCCGATGCCATTCGTGACTATACAAACCTTGAGTCTGTGGTTTGGTGTCAGGAAGAGCCAATGAACCAAGGGGCTTGGTACTGTACTCAGCATCACATGCGTCATGTTCTTCATCAGCATAATCCTGCTCTCAACCTTCAAGGTGTAGGTCGTCCTGCATCGGCTGCACCAGCGGTAGGTTATATCTCTGTGCATGTTGAGCAACAGGAACAACTGGTAAACGAAGCAATCAACGGTTAA
- the odhB gene encoding 2-oxoglutarate dehydrogenase complex dihydrolipoyllysine-residue succinyltransferase: MSIEIKAPTFPESVADGTVATWHKQPGEAVSADDLIVDIETDKVVLEVVAPADGVLTEIIKGEGDTVLSDEVIAKFEAGAAASAAPASAPAEAATAAETGDGDKVGPAARKLIDEHGLDASKIPGSGKNGGITKEDVQNYIKSGAASAPAPAPAASAAAAPVALNVPVGERVEKRVPMTRLRATIAKRLVEAQQNAAMLTTYNEVNMKPVMELRKQYKDLFEKTHNGTRLGFMSFFVKAATEALKRFPAVNASIDGNDMVYHGYQDIGVAVSTDRGLMVPVLRDTDAMSLADVEATIADFGKRGRDGKLGMDDMQGGTFTITNGGVFGSLMSTPILNPPQTAILGMHKIQDRPMAVNGQVEILPMMYLALSYDHRMIDGKEAVQFLVTIKDLLEDPARMLLDV; this comes from the coding sequence ATGTCCATCGAAATCAAAGCCCCTACATTCCCTGAATCCGTTGCGGACGGTACTGTTGCAACATGGCACAAACAACCAGGTGAAGCCGTTTCTGCGGATGATCTGATTGTAGATATCGAAACAGACAAAGTGGTTTTAGAAGTTGTCGCACCAGCTGACGGTGTGTTGACAGAAATTATTAAAGGTGAAGGTGACACGGTACTTAGCGATGAAGTTATTGCTAAGTTTGAAGCCGGCGCTGCAGCTTCAGCTGCCCCAGCTTCGGCCCCTGCTGAGGCGGCTACTGCTGCTGAAACGGGTGATGGTGATAAAGTTGGCCCTGCCGCTCGCAAACTGATTGATGAGCACGGCTTAGACGCTTCTAAGATTCCAGGTTCTGGCAAAAATGGTGGTATCACCAAAGAAGACGTTCAGAACTATATCAAGTCTGGTGCTGCATCAGCTCCTGCTCCTGCTCCAGCTGCGTCTGCGGCAGCTGCTCCAGTAGCGTTGAACGTACCGGTAGGCGAGCGTGTTGAAAAGCGTGTTCCAATGACACGTTTACGCGCAACCATTGCTAAGCGTTTGGTTGAAGCACAGCAGAACGCTGCGATGCTAACAACGTACAACGAAGTGAACATGAAGCCAGTCATGGAGCTTCGTAAGCAATATAAAGATCTGTTTGAAAAGACCCATAACGGCACACGTTTAGGATTTATGTCTTTCTTTGTTAAAGCGGCTACAGAAGCGCTGAAACGTTTCCCAGCAGTGAATGCATCTATTGATGGCAATGACATGGTTTATCATGGCTATCAGGACATTGGTGTTGCTGTATCTACGGATCGCGGCTTGATGGTACCTGTGCTGCGCGATACCGATGCAATGAGCCTTGCGGATGTTGAAGCAACGATTGCTGACTTTGGCAAGCGTGGCCGTGACGGTAAGCTAGGTATGGATGACATGCAAGGCGGTACGTTTACGATTACTAACGGCGGCGTGTTTGGTTCATTGATGTCTACACCGATTCTGAACCCACCTCAAACGGCTATCCTTGGAATGCATAAAATCCAGGATCGTCCAATGGCTGTTAATGGTCAGGTGGAAATTCTGCCTATGATGTACTTAGCGTTGTCATACGACCATCGTATGATTGATGGCAAAGAAGCGGTACAATTCCTCGTTACTATCAAGGACCTTCTGGAAGATCCAGCGCGTATGTTGCTTGATGTGTAA
- the lpdA gene encoding dihydrolipoyl dehydrogenase, producing the protein MSQKFDVIVIGAGPGGYVAAIRAAQLGLKTACVEKWVDDKGAAVLGGTCLNVGCIPSKALLESTHKFHEMAHDAKVHGIEASDVQMDVKQMVARKNTIVKNLTGGITGLFKANGVTLLAGMGKLLANKQVEVTAADGTAAVYDAENVILASGSVPVEIPPAPLTEGLILDNEGALNIDETPKRLGVIGAGVIGLEMGSVWARLGSEVTVLEAMDSFLALADQDVAKEAAKLFKKQGLDIKLSARCTGTEIIDGKEVKVKYTDSEGDKELIVDKLIVAVGRRPQTQGLLAGDSGVKLDERGFIFVDESCRTGVPGVYAIGDSVRGPMLAHKASEEGIMVADIIAGHKAAMNYDVIPNIIYTFPELAWVGKTEQELKAEGVKIKVGKFPFAASGRAMASNATDGFVKIIADETTDRILGVHMVGAIASELIAQGAIAMEFCSSAEDLQLTVFAHPTVSEAVHEAALAVDNHAIHIANRKKR; encoded by the coding sequence ATGTCTCAGAAATTTGATGTAATCGTAATTGGTGCCGGCCCTGGTGGTTATGTTGCCGCAATCCGTGCTGCACAGTTGGGTCTGAAAACTGCCTGTGTTGAGAAATGGGTTGATGATAAAGGCGCCGCTGTACTTGGTGGTACCTGCTTAAATGTGGGTTGTATTCCATCTAAAGCACTTTTGGAGTCGACTCATAAGTTTCATGAAATGGCACATGATGCAAAAGTCCATGGTATCGAAGCTTCTGACGTTCAGATGGACGTTAAGCAGATGGTTGCTCGCAAGAACACTATCGTAAAGAACCTGACAGGCGGTATTACTGGCCTATTTAAAGCTAACGGTGTGACTTTGTTGGCAGGTATGGGCAAATTACTGGCTAACAAGCAAGTTGAAGTTACAGCCGCTGATGGTACAGCTGCCGTATATGATGCTGAAAATGTAATCTTAGCGTCAGGCTCTGTTCCGGTTGAAATTCCACCAGCTCCGCTGACAGAAGGCCTTATTCTAGATAACGAAGGCGCGCTGAATATCGATGAAACGCCTAAGCGTTTGGGCGTTATTGGTGCAGGTGTTATCGGTTTAGAGATGGGTTCTGTATGGGCGCGTTTAGGCTCAGAAGTAACCGTTCTTGAAGCGATGGACTCTTTCCTTGCATTGGCTGATCAGGATGTTGCTAAAGAAGCAGCTAAGCTGTTCAAAAAACAAGGTTTGGACATCAAGCTGAGTGCTCGCTGTACAGGCACTGAAATCATCGATGGCAAAGAAGTTAAGGTTAAGTATACCGACTCTGAAGGCGACAAAGAGCTGATCGTTGATAAGCTGATCGTTGCTGTTGGGCGTCGTCCACAGACTCAGGGTTTGCTGGCTGGCGATAGCGGTGTGAAACTGGATGAACGTGGTTTTATCTTCGTAGATGAAAGTTGCCGTACAGGGGTACCAGGCGTTTATGCTATCGGCGATTCAGTGCGTGGACCTATGTTGGCACACAAAGCATCTGAAGAAGGTATTATGGTTGCGGATATCATCGCAGGCCATAAAGCTGCCATGAACTATGATGTTATTCCAAATATTATCTACACATTCCCAGAGTTGGCTTGGGTAGGTAAAACAGAGCAGGAGCTAAAAGCTGAAGGCGTTAAGATCAAAGTGGGTAAATTCCCATTTGCTGCATCTGGACGTGCTATGGCTTCTAACGCTACGGATGGTTTCGTTAAAATTATCGCGGATGAAACAACAGACCGAATTCTTGGCGTTCATATGGTAGGTGCGATTGCGTCTGAGTTGATTGCTCAGGGTGCGATTGCGATGGAGTTCTGTTCTAGTGCAGAAGATCTTCAGTTGACGGTCTTCGCTCACCCAACAGTGAGTGAAGCAGTTCATGAAGCAGCGCTAGCAGTAGATAACCACGCTATCCATATTGCTAATCGTAAGAAGCGTTAA
- the sdhC gene encoding succinate dehydrogenase, cytochrome b556 subunit: protein MNKKRPVNLDLRTIKQPLPAVTSILHRVTGVVLFFGTLFMTYALGLSLESEAGFNEAITMLEEGFIARFIAWGLVSALLYHVIAGVKHLIMDAGHLEELESGTKAAKVTLAAGAVAILLAGVWVW, encoded by the coding sequence GTGAACAAAAAAAGACCTGTAAATTTAGATCTTCGAACTATCAAGCAGCCACTTCCGGCGGTTACATCCATTCTGCATCGTGTCACAGGTGTTGTGCTATTTTTTGGTACTCTCTTTATGACCTATGCATTAGGTTTGTCTCTCGAATCTGAAGCTGGCTTTAACGAAGCAATTACCATGCTGGAAGAGGGCTTTATTGCTCGATTTATCGCATGGGGGCTGGTATCTGCATTGTTGTATCACGTAATCGCCGGTGTTAAGCATCTTATTATGGATGCAGGACATCTGGAAGAATTAGAAAGTGGTACGAAGGCCGCGAAAGTTACGCTGGCAGCAGGTGCAGTCGCAATTCTACTGGCGGGAGTATGGGTATGGTAA
- the sucC gene encoding ADP-forming succinate--CoA ligase subunit beta, translating to MNLHEYQGKQLFAQYGLPVSKGYAVDTPEAAAEAAQKIGGDKWVVKAQVHAGGRGKAGGVKLVDSPDAAKEFAANWLGKNLVTYQTDENGQPVTKILVETCTDIAQELYLGAVVDRSTRRIVFMASTEGGVEIEKVAEETPEKILKAVIDPMTGAQPYQARELAFQLGLNSDQVKQFTKIFLGLAKMFEEKDLALLEINPLVITDAGNLHCLDAKVVIDGNAVYRHKDLQEMHDPSQEDEREAHAASWDLNYVALDGTIGCMVNGAGLAMGTMDIVALHGGFPANFLDVGGGATKERVTEAFKIILADDKVKAVLVNIFGGIVRCDLIADGIIGAVKEVGVSVPVVVRLEGNNAELGAQRLAESGLDIIAATSLTDAAQQAVKAAEGK from the coding sequence ATGAATCTTCACGAGTACCAAGGCAAACAATTGTTTGCTCAATATGGTCTACCAGTTTCCAAAGGTTACGCGGTAGATACTCCAGAAGCTGCTGCTGAAGCAGCACAAAAAATTGGCGGTGACAAATGGGTTGTTAAAGCTCAGGTCCACGCTGGCGGCCGCGGTAAAGCGGGCGGTGTAAAGCTGGTTGACTCTCCAGATGCAGCGAAAGAGTTTGCTGCAAACTGGTTAGGTAAAAACCTGGTGACTTATCAGACCGATGAGAATGGCCAGCCAGTTACTAAAATTTTAGTAGAAACGTGTACAGATATTGCCCAAGAACTTTACTTGGGTGCTGTTGTTGACCGTTCTACTCGCCGTATTGTTTTCATGGCATCTACTGAAGGTGGCGTGGAAATCGAGAAGGTAGCTGAAGAAACCCCTGAAAAGATCCTGAAAGCGGTTATCGATCCGATGACGGGTGCTCAGCCTTACCAAGCGCGTGAATTAGCGTTCCAGCTAGGTTTGAACAGCGATCAGGTTAAGCAATTCACTAAGATTTTCTTAGGTCTTGCTAAGATGTTTGAAGAGAAAGATCTGGCTTTGTTGGAAATTAACCCACTGGTTATTACTGATGCGGGTAATCTTCACTGCTTGGATGCAAAAGTTGTAATCGATGGCAATGCGGTTTACCGCCACAAAGATCTGCAAGAAATGCACGATCCTTCACAAGAAGATGAGCGTGAAGCACATGCAGCTTCTTGGGATCTGAACTACGTTGCACTGGATGGCACTATTGGTTGTATGGTTAACGGTGCAGGCCTAGCCATGGGTACAATGGATATTGTTGCCTTGCACGGTGGTTTCCCAGCTAACTTCTTGGATGTAGGCGGCGGAGCGACTAAAGAGCGTGTAACCGAAGCATTCAAAATCATCCTGGCTGATGACAAAGTTAAAGCGGTTCTGGTTAACATCTTTGGTGGTATCGTTCGTTGTGACCTGATTGCTGACGGTATTATCGGTGCAGTTAAAGAAGTAGGCGTAAGCGTACCGGTTGTTGTACGTCTGGAAGGTAACAATGCTGAGTTGGGTGCACAGCGCCTGGCTGAGTCTGGTTTGGATATTATTGCTGCAACCAGTCTGACAGATGCTGCTCAGCAAGCAGTTAAAGCAGCGGAGGGTAAGTAA
- the sdhD gene encoding succinate dehydrogenase, hydrophobic membrane anchor protein produces MVTSITSFGRSGLYDWMIQRVTAVVLLAYTIFMIGYLMFNSDMDYAQWKSLFECTSMRIFSLLAILSLAAHAWIGLWSVTTDYIKPTGLRFIVQSACGLLTFIYVVWGIQILWGV; encoded by the coding sequence ATGGTAACAAGTATCACAAGCTTTGGCCGGAGTGGCTTATACGACTGGATGATCCAGCGAGTCACAGCAGTTGTATTGCTGGCCTATACAATCTTTATGATTGGTTATCTGATGTTTAATTCTGATATGGATTATGCACAGTGGAAGTCATTGTTTGAATGTACTTCAATGCGCATCTTCTCCCTGCTGGCTATTCTATCTTTGGCGGCTCACGCCTGGATTGGTCTTTGGTCAGTAACGACGGACTATATTAAACCAACTGGACTACGTTTTATTGTTCAGTCGGCGTGTGGTTTGTTGACGTTTATTTACGTCGTTTGGGGTATTCAGATTCTGTGGGGTGTTTAA
- a CDS encoding succinate dehydrogenase iron-sulfur subunit: MLVSVYRYNPETDDAPYMQDIHIDIPGGKDIMVLDLLQLLKDKDTSLGYRRSCREGVCGSDGMNMNGKNGLACITPLSAVVENDKLVLRPLPGLPVIRDLVVDMSQFYKQYEKIKPFLINDTPAPAIERLQSPEERAELDGLYECILCACCSTACPSFWWNPDKFVGPSGLLQAYRFLADSRDTATRQRLAELDDPFSVFRCHGIMNCVNVCPKGLNPTKAIGKIRNMLIQQAT, translated from the coding sequence GTGTTAGTAAGCGTATATCGTTACAATCCTGAGACTGATGATGCCCCTTACATGCAGGATATCCACATTGATATTCCTGGCGGTAAGGACATTATGGTTTTGGATCTTCTTCAGCTGCTGAAGGATAAAGACACATCTTTGGGTTACCGTCGCTCTTGTCGTGAGGGTGTGTGTGGCTCTGATGGCATGAACATGAATGGCAAAAACGGCTTGGCTTGTATTACGCCACTCTCTGCTGTTGTAGAGAATGACAAATTAGTACTGCGTCCATTGCCAGGTTTGCCTGTAATTCGTGATCTGGTTGTAGATATGAGTCAGTTCTACAAGCAGTATGAGAAGATCAAGCCATTCTTGATTAATGATACACCAGCGCCTGCCATTGAGCGTTTGCAGTCTCCAGAGGAGCGTGCAGAGTTAGATGGTTTGTATGAGTGTATCTTGTGTGCTTGTTGTTCTACTGCGTGTCCATCATTCTGGTGGAACCCAGACAAGTTTGTCGGACCTTCTGGTTTGTTGCAGGCTTATCGTTTTTTGGCGGATAGTCGTGATACGGCAACTCGTCAACGTCTGGCTGAGCTTGATGACCCGTTCAGTGTTTTCCGCTGTCATGGCATCATGAACTGTGTGAATGTTTGCCCTAAAGGCCTTAATCCTACCAAGGCTATCGGGAAAATTCGCAACATGCTCATTCAGCAAGCGACTTAA
- the sdhA gene encoding succinate dehydrogenase flavoprotein subunit, producing the protein MSKLRTLNFDAIVVGGGGAGMRAALQLAQSGLNTACVTKVFPTRSHTVSAQGGITCAIASADPNDDWRWHMYDTVKGSDYIGDQDAIEYMCSVGPQAVFELDHMGLPFSRTETGRIYQRPFGGQSKGPDNPTQAARTCAAADRTGHALLHTLYQANMKAGTTFLNEWYAVDLVKNEDGAVVGCIAICIETGETVYIKAKATVLATGGAGRIYASTTNALINTGDGMGMSLRAGVPAQDMEMWQFHPTGIAGAGVLVTEGCRGEGGYLINKDGERFMERYAPNAKDLAGRDVVARSMILEILDGRGCGPDGDHVYLKLDHLGEEVLHSRLPGICELSKTFAAVDPVKEPVPVVPTCHYQMGGVATNIGGQAISPDKDGNDQIVEGLFACGEVACVSVHGANRLGGNSLLDLVVFGRAAGLQIEKQMREGYQVKDATEADLERAMTRLNRLNNSTSGESVSAVRKELQATMQLYFGVFRDGESMQKGLELLKGIREKVNNLHLEDKSLAFNTARIEALELENLMEVAEATAIAAEERKESRGAHARNDFTERDDENWLCHSVFFPQDKTVGKRAVNFAPKTVEAFPPKVRTY; encoded by the coding sequence ATGAGTAAACTTCGCACACTTAATTTTGATGCGATTGTTGTTGGTGGTGGTGGGGCCGGTATGCGTGCCGCTCTACAGCTGGCTCAGTCTGGACTGAATACTGCTTGTGTGACAAAAGTTTTCCCAACACGTTCACACACAGTATCTGCACAGGGTGGTATTACCTGTGCGATCGCAAGTGCTGATCCGAATGATGATTGGCGCTGGCATATGTATGACACAGTCAAAGGTTCTGATTATATCGGTGACCAAGATGCTATTGAGTATATGTGCTCAGTAGGTCCTCAAGCTGTGTTTGAATTGGACCATATGGGCTTGCCGTTCTCGCGTACTGAAACAGGTCGTATTTACCAGCGCCCATTTGGTGGTCAGTCTAAAGGGCCTGACAATCCAACTCAGGCAGCGCGTACTTGTGCTGCTGCAGACCGTACAGGTCATGCTCTTCTGCATACGCTGTATCAAGCCAATATGAAAGCGGGTACTACCTTTTTAAATGAGTGGTATGCGGTTGATTTGGTTAAAAATGAAGATGGTGCAGTTGTTGGTTGTATCGCTATCTGTATTGAAACCGGTGAAACGGTTTACATTAAGGCGAAAGCTACCGTCTTGGCGACAGGTGGTGCAGGTCGTATCTATGCATCAACTACCAATGCTTTGATCAATACCGGTGACGGTATGGGAATGTCACTACGTGCGGGTGTTCCTGCGCAGGATATGGAGATGTGGCAGTTCCACCCAACGGGTATAGCGGGTGCGGGTGTTTTGGTAACCGAAGGCTGTCGTGGTGAAGGTGGTTACTTAATCAATAAGGATGGTGAGCGTTTTATGGAACGTTATGCGCCTAATGCCAAAGATTTGGCAGGCCGTGACGTTGTTGCTCGTTCTATGATCCTTGAGATTCTGGATGGCCGTGGTTGTGGACCAGACGGAGATCATGTTTACCTGAAGCTTGATCATTTGGGCGAAGAGGTTCTCCACTCTCGCTTACCAGGTATCTGTGAATTGTCTAAAACATTCGCAGCAGTTGATCCTGTTAAAGAACCGGTTCCTGTTGTTCCTACGTGTCATTATCAGATGGGGGGTGTGGCTACTAATATCGGTGGTCAGGCAATTTCTCCAGATAAAGACGGTAATGATCAGATCGTTGAAGGTCTGTTTGCATGTGGTGAAGTGGCGTGTGTATCCGTACACGGTGCTAACCGCTTGGGTGGTAACTCTTTGCTTGACTTGGTTGTATTTGGTCGTGCTGCGGGTCTGCAGATTGAAAAGCAGATGCGTGAAGGCTACCAGGTTAAGGATGCAACTGAAGCTGATCTTGAGCGTGCTATGACTCGCTTAAATCGCCTGAATAACTCTACATCAGGTGAAAGTGTGTCTGCTGTTCGTAAAGAGTTACAGGCAACTATGCAGCTATACTTCGGTGTATTCCGTGATGGCGAAAGCATGCAGAAAGGCTTGGAACTGCTCAAGGGTATTCGCGAGAAAGTGAATAATCTACACCTAGAAGATAAGAGTCTGGCTTTCAACACAGCGAGAATTGAAGCGTTAGAGCTTGAAAACTTGATGGAAGTTGCAGAAGCGACCGCTATCGCGGCTGAAGAGCGTAAAGAGTCTCGCGGTGCACATGCGCGTAATGACTTTACTGAGCGTGATGACGAGAACTGGCTGTGCCATTCTGTGTTCTTCCCTCAGGATAAGACAGTAGGAAAGCGTGCGGTTAACTTTGCGCCGAAAACTGTTGAAGCGTTCCCACCTAAAGTTCGTACATACTAA